From Candidatus Neomarinimicrobiota bacterium:
TAATAAAAGCAGCGGCGGAGGGAAGCTGTGATGTGCTGATCATGTGCGGTGGAGAGTCCATTCAGGGAGTAAAGAATTTTGAAACTGTCGCTGACGGAAACGCGGATACGGGAATCGATGCTCCTTTGAGCGATGATGAAACCTGCGTTATATTTTATACTTCAGGGACTACGGGAAAGCCGATGGGTGCGGAGCTAACACATCGCAATATACTTAAGAACGCTGAATCCTGCTCCGTTCTGCTGCCTATCGAGAGATCTGATGTGATATTCGGCGTGATACCGCTATTCCATTCTTTCGGTCATACCACGGTCCTGAATCTCGCAGTGGTATCGGGCGCTAAGTTGGTGCTCCTCCAAAGGTTTGAACCTTTAGAAGTCGGCAGTATGGTAAAAGAGTACTCTCCAACTCTGTTCATGGGCGTTCCGTCGATGTTCCATGCCATATTAAATGACGAGAGGGTTCCCGCCGATTCTTTTAAAAACGTCAAGTACTGCATCTCGGGAGCGGCAAAGTTAGACATGAAGTTGCAGGAAGATTTTGAAAAGAAGTTTGAATGTGTGATTCTCGAAGGATATGGATTGACGGAAGCCGGACCTGTAGTTTCATTTAACCGGAATGTCAGCATGCGTAGAAAAGGCTCGATAGGACTACCTATTGACGGAGTCGAAATGAAGCTTTACGATGAAGATGACAACGAGATCAACCGGGGAGATGTTGGAGAGATTGTGATTCGAGGACCGAGTATTATGAAAGGATATCTGAACCAACCTAAAATCACGGAAAAACGGTTAGTCAACGGATGGTTGCGGACGGGGGACCTCGCTAAAATGGATGACGAGGGCTATTACTACCTTATTGACCGCAAATCGGATATGATTATAAAGCACGGATTCAACGTGTACCCCAAGGAAATTGAGAATGAGATATGCTCTCATCCGAATGTAAAAGAGTGTTCCGTTATCGGAATTAAAGATCAAAGTGTCGGAGAAAAAATTAAGGCTTGCGTGGTATTGAAAAATGGCGAGGTTGTAACCGAAGAGGACCTAATTAATTATTGCGCCGCCAGACTGGCAGCCTTCAAGGTTCCGGATATTGTTGAATATATGACGGGATTACCGAGGAATGCCTCCGGCAAAGTGATGAAGAAATCTCTACGGGTTTTGCACAAGAACTGAAGGAGGATTAAGATTGAAAGAATTTAAATCTGAAGATATCAGGAATATATCTTTAATCGGTCATTCGAGTTCCGGTAAGACTACGTTAACCGAAGCGATGCTCTATACCGCCGGAGCTGTCGGCAGACAGGGGAAAGTTGAAGATGGATCCACGGTATCCGATTATAGGAACGACGAAAAAGAGAGGCAGATATCTATTCAGACATCTCTTGTCCAATTCGAATATGACGGGACAAAAATCAATATTCTCGACACACCCGGTTATTCAGATTTTGTCGGTGAAGTAAAAAGCGCATTGAGGGTCACCGATATGGGACTAATAACTATTCATGCGGTATCGGGAGTGGAGGTCGGGACAGAGCAGGCATGGGAATTCGCTAAAGAACAAAATCTCGGGACTTTTTTGGTCGTTAACGCACTCGACAAAGAACATTCGGATTATGACAGGATAGTTGATACCGCTGTCAACCGGTTTGGGCACGGTGTATTACCTGTTCAGTTTCCTCTGAATCAGGGACCTGATTTCGATTCGATAATTGACGTACTCGCAGGGAAGTTGATTAAATTTTCAAAGGACGGGAAAGGAAGTGCGGAGCTGCAGGAAATCCCGGACGAATACGCGAGTCGCGCATCAGCGATGAAGCAAGCTTTGATGGACTCGGCTGCGGAAACTGATGATGACCTTCTTGAAAAATATCTCGAAAGCGGGGAGCTCACCGATGATGAGATCAAGAACGGGATCAAAAAAGGAATTGCATCCGGAGCGGTCCATCCGCTCTATTGTGTATCCGCCGGGTCGAACATGGGTGTCCGCGAATTATTAATGGCATTGACCACCTATGGCGCTTCGCCTGTTGATTTACCGCCTGCTTCGGGTACGAAACCGGGTTCGGAAGATATTATTGAGAGAAATAATTCGATATCAGAGCCTACTTCGGCGCTGGTATTTAAAACAGTAAGTGAAGAGCATGTCGGAGACCTCTCATTTTTCAGAATCTATTCCGGATCGGTCAGCCCGGGAATGGACCTGATTAATTCTTCCCAGAGCAAAAGCGAGAGAGTCGCTCAAATATATGCGATTATGGGGCACGAAAGAAAAGAGGTACATCAAGTGCCCGCCGGGGATATTGCGGCAGCGGTTAAAATGAAGAGTACACATACAGGCGATACTTTGAGCGATTCAAAAGATCAGATAGTATATGAACCTGCAAAGTTTCCAACACCTGTGTTAAGTGTTGCGGTGAGCCCTAAGAATCAGGGAGATGATGAAAAAATCGGTATCGGTCTCTCCGCCTTGCACAACGAAGATCCTTCCTTTCACCTCGAAATCGATGCCGAGTTGTCACAAATGGTTCTTCATTCTCAGGGTGAACTCCATCTGGAGGTTGTTCTCTCACGGCTGAAAGACAGGTTAGGAGTAGTTGTCGATACCGGTCCGCCTAAGATACCGTACCGTGAAACCATAATATCCTCCGGCGATCACAGGGCGAAATACAAGAAGCAATCGGGCGGTCGC
This genomic window contains:
- a CDS encoding long-chain fatty acid--CoA ligase, which produces MSLISYIQYNAENYPDDIFLISGEERYTFSSFHIKVNRFAGGLRELGIKKGDRVGLMLPNIAEWPIAYGALVSLGAVVVPLNIMLKENELRHQLHDCNARAVIFWCGFMNDIIKAAAEGSCDVLIMCGGESIQGVKNFETVADGNADTGIDAPLSDDETCVIFYTSGTTGKPMGAELTHRNILKNAESCSVLLPIERSDVIFGVIPLFHSFGHTTVLNLAVVSGAKLVLLQRFEPLEVGSMVKEYSPTLFMGVPSMFHAILNDERVPADSFKNVKYCISGAAKLDMKLQEDFEKKFECVILEGYGLTEAGPVVSFNRNVSMRRKGSIGLPIDGVEMKLYDEDDNEINRGDVGEIVIRGPSIMKGYLNQPKITEKRLVNGWLRTGDLAKMDDEGYYYLIDRKSDMIIKHGFNVYPKEIENEICSHPNVKECSVIGIKDQSVGEKIKACVVLKNGEVVTEEDLINYCAARLAAFKVPDIVEYMTGLPRNASGKVMKKSLRVLHKN
- the fusA gene encoding elongation factor G, whose translation is MKEFKSEDIRNISLIGHSSSGKTTLTEAMLYTAGAVGRQGKVEDGSTVSDYRNDEKERQISIQTSLVQFEYDGTKINILDTPGYSDFVGEVKSALRVTDMGLITIHAVSGVEVGTEQAWEFAKEQNLGTFLVVNALDKEHSDYDRIVDTAVNRFGHGVLPVQFPLNQGPDFDSIIDVLAGKLIKFSKDGKGSAELQEIPDEYASRASAMKQALMDSAAETDDDLLEKYLESGELTDDEIKNGIKKGIASGAVHPLYCVSAGSNMGVRELLMALTTYGASPVDLPPASGTKPGSEDIIERNNSISEPTSALVFKTVSEEHVGDLSFFRIYSGSVSPGMDLINSSQSKSERVAQIYAIMGHERKEVHQVPAGDIAAAVKMKSTHTGDTLSDSKDQIVYEPAKFPTPVLSVAVSPKNQGDDEKIGIGLSALHNEDPSFHLEIDAELSQMVLHSQGELHLEVVLSRLKDRLGVVVDTGPPKIPYRETIISSGDHRAKYKKQSGGRGQYGDAHIKVEPQKRGEGFEFVNKIVGGAIPSKFIPSVERGVLETLNKGVKAKSKIVDVKATVYDGSYHAVDSSDIAFKVAGAMAFKQAFLNAKPIILEPVYDVRVKVPEDYMGEVMGDITARRGKISGMEADGHFQIINAKVPLAELYKYSTSLRSMTGGRGIHSQSFSHYEQTTSDVERKIIALANKTEE